The window CGGTGTCGCGCTGTGCTTGCCACCGCAGTCCAAAATCTACATTCTCTGATGCATGCTCGCCGCGCAAATCCCCTGGCCACATGCGCCAGAGCATCGGCTCTCGGTGCGCGGCACTTACTTCGTCACGGCCGGAACTTGTCTGCGGCAGCATCATTTCGCGGGCAGGGCGCGGTTGGCCGTGCTGCATCGGGGCCTGCTGAAAGTAGCCAGCGAGTTCGGCTGGCGGTTGGAAGCCTGGGCGGTTTTCTCGAATCATTACCATTTCATCGCCCACTCGCCTGAGACAGCGGATACCGCGAAGAACCTGTCCCGCATGCTCGGTTTTCTGCACGAGAAAACGGCAAAGTGGATCAATAAGCTCGACGCCGCCAGAGGCCGCAAAGTCTGGCACAATTACTGGGATACCCGGCTGACGTATGAGCGCTCCTATTTGGCGCGGCTGAACTACGTGCATCAGAATCCGGTGA of the Candidatus Paceibacterota bacterium genome contains:
- a CDS encoding transposase encodes the protein MLAAQIPWPHAPEHRLSVRGTYFVTAGTCLRQHHFAGRARLAVLHRGLLKVASEFGWRLEAWAVFSNHYHFIAHSPETADTAKNLSRMLGFLHEKTAKWINKLDAARGRKVWHNYWDTRLTYERSYLARLNYVHQNPVKHLLVPVANQYPWCSARWFERTAMPAQVKTIYRFKTDQLQLGDDFEVSSDW